One stretch of Macrotis lagotis isolate mMagLag1 chromosome 7, bilby.v1.9.chrom.fasta, whole genome shotgun sequence DNA includes these proteins:
- the SMKR1 gene encoding small lysine-rich protein 1, which translates to MPGKGKKGKGRAKGQAGKKAKKTEVDILHPATMQNLYYIAHHVADCLHLRGFRWPGAGKKKKEKKA; encoded by the exons ATG ccaggtaaaggcaaaaaaggaaaaggccGGGCAAAGGGCCAGGCTggaaagaaggcaaagaaaaCTGAAGTGGACATCCTTCATCCAGCTACCATGCAGAACCTGTACTACATCGCCCACCATGTAGCTGACTGCCTACATTTACGTGGCTTCCGTTGGCCTGGTGctggcaagaaaaagaaagaaaagaaggcatAA